One part of the Pandoraea faecigallinarum genome encodes these proteins:
- a CDS encoding porin → MRHSKLLAGLVLAGLAAGAVPTFAQSNVTLYGIVDDALTYSSNQNGKSNTYLRNGNLAGSRWGLRGTEDLGGGTKALFQLENGFDVNNGAFSSSGLMFNRQAFVGLKNDSAGTLTIGRQYSPYYLMVGTIGPVAYLTGATGAHPGDIDGLDTTIRINNSVTYTSPVLWGVTASLQYGFGGQPGAMGKGNTFSGALRYDGGPLSLAAGYLRLNNVGGGTTWNGASTGVPSTSAVNQGYMTADSLQHIALAGIYTLGNVTLGASYSNVQYKPGAASLFHDSAIFNTAGVHASWIVAPQWRLAAAYSYTAASKANGITDAATYHQVSLAQVYSLSKRTSLYALEAWQHANGKSLSANGVSIINAGPVVGDSQNSTPSATSSQFVGMLGIRVDF, encoded by the coding sequence GTGAGACATTCGAAACTGCTTGCCGGGCTCGTACTGGCCGGTCTCGCCGCCGGGGCTGTGCCGACGTTTGCCCAGTCGAACGTGACGCTGTACGGGATCGTCGACGATGCGCTGACATACAGCAGCAACCAGAACGGCAAGTCGAACACGTATCTGCGCAACGGCAACCTCGCGGGCAGCCGCTGGGGCCTGCGCGGCACGGAAGATCTCGGCGGGGGCACCAAGGCGCTCTTTCAGTTGGAAAACGGCTTCGACGTCAATAACGGCGCCTTCAGTTCGTCGGGCTTGATGTTCAACCGTCAGGCGTTCGTCGGCCTGAAGAACGACAGCGCCGGCACACTGACCATCGGCCGTCAGTACTCGCCGTACTACCTCATGGTCGGCACCATCGGCCCGGTCGCCTACTTGACGGGCGCCACCGGGGCGCATCCGGGCGATATCGACGGGCTCGACACGACCATCCGCATCAACAACTCGGTCACGTACACCTCGCCGGTGCTGTGGGGCGTGACGGCCAGCCTGCAATACGGCTTCGGCGGTCAGCCCGGCGCGATGGGCAAAGGCAACACGTTCTCCGGCGCGCTGCGCTACGACGGCGGCCCGCTCTCGCTCGCGGCCGGTTACCTGCGCCTGAACAACGTGGGCGGCGGTACCACATGGAATGGCGCGTCGACGGGCGTGCCCAGCACCTCTGCCGTCAACCAGGGCTACATGACGGCGGACTCGCTGCAACACATTGCGTTGGCGGGTATCTACACCCTCGGCAACGTGACGCTGGGCGCGAGCTACAGCAACGTGCAGTACAAGCCGGGCGCGGCGTCGTTGTTCCACGACAGCGCCATCTTCAACACGGCGGGCGTGCATGCGTCGTGGATCGTGGCGCCGCAGTGGCGTCTGGCGGCAGCGTACAGCTACACGGCCGCATCGAAGGCCAACGGCATCACCGACGCCGCCACGTATCATCAGGTATCGCTCGCACAGGTCTATTCGCTGTCGAAGCGCACGTCGCTCTACGCGCTCGAAGCCTGGCAGCACGCCAACGGCAAATCGCTGTCGGCCAATGGGGTGAGCATCATCAATGCCGGCCCGGTGGTCGGGGACTCGCAGAACAGCACGCCCTCGGCGACGAGTTCGCAGTTCGTCGGCATGCTCGGGATTCGCGTCGATTTCTGA